GGGGAAGGTCGTGCGTTCGAATCGCGCCGGGGGCGCCACATCCGTCTCCAGGAGTCCTCCATGCCCCATCCCGTCCTCGCCGCCCTCGGCCTGTCCGCCACCGAATCCGGCGCCTACCTCGGCAACAACGAGTGGTCCAAGGCCCGCGACGCCGGCGTGCTGGAGCCGGTGAATCCGACCGATGGCGAGGTGCTGGCCCAGGTGCATGCAGCCTCCAGCGAGGACTACGAGCTGATCGTCGGGCGCGCGCAGGCCGCCTTCCGGACCTGGCGCACGACCCCGGCGCCGCTGCGCGGCGAAGCCATCCGGCTGTGCGCCAATGCGCTGCGCGCCAACAAGGACATGCTGGGTTCGCTGGTCGCGCTGGAGATGGGCAAGTCCAAGCCCGAGGGCGACGGCGAAGTGCAGGAGATGATCGACATCGGCGATTTCGCCGTCGGTCTCTCGCGCCAGCTCTACGGCCTGACCATGCACTCCGAGCGCCCGGGCCACCGGATGTACGAGCAGTGGCACCCGCTGGGCATCGTCGGGATCATCTCGGCGTTCAACTTCCCGGTGGCGGTCTGGGCCTGGAACGCGTTCATCGCGGCGGTCTGCGGCGACATCTCGATCTGGAAGCCCTCGGGCAAGACGCCGCTGTCGGCGATCGCGTCGATGCGCGTCTGCAACGAAGCGCTGCGCGACGGCGGCTTCCCGGATCTGTTCTTCCTGTTCAACGACACCGACAACGCGCTGGCCGAGCGCATGGTCGACGACAGGCGCGTGGCGATGATCAGCTTCACCGGCTCGACGAAGGTCGGCCGCCAGGTCGGCGAGCGCGTCGCGCGCCGCATGGGCCGTTCGCTGCTGGAGCTGGGCGGCAACAACGCGATGATCGTCGACGAGACCGCGGACCTGAAACTGGCGATCCCGGCGATCGTGTTCGGCGCCGTGGGCACCGCCGGCCAGCGCTGCACGACCACGCGCCGCGTCTTCATCCACGAGTCGATCTTTGATGACGTGCTCGGCAAGCTCAAGGCCGGCTACGCCCAGGTCGGGACGAAGATCGGCGACCCGACCGACGCCGCCAACCTGATGGGCCCGCTCAACAGCCAGTCGGCGGTCGACGCCTATCTCGCGGCGATCGAAAAGGCCAAGGCCGCGGGCGGCACCGTCGAGAGCGGCGGCCAGGCGCTGACCGATCGCAAGGGCTACTTCGTGCTGCCGACGATCATCACCGGCCTGGCCAACGATGCCGAGGTGGTGCAGACCGAAACCTTCGCGCCGATCCTGTACGTGATGAAGTACGCGGAGCTCGAGGACGCGATCGCGATGCAGAACGACGTGCCGCAGGGCCTGTCGTCGGCGATCTTCACCACCAACCTCAAGCGCGCCGAGGCCTTCCTGTCGGCGGCGGGTTCGGACTGCGGCATCGCCAACGTCAACATCGGCACTTCGGGCGCCGAGATCGGCGGCGCCTTCGGTGGCGAAAAGGAAACCGGCGGCGGCCGCGAGTCGGGTTCGGACGCGTGGCGCGGCTACATGCGCCGCCAGACCAACACCATCAACTACTCCGACGCGCTGCCGCTGGCCCAGGGCATCAAGTTCGACCTCTGAGGAACGCCCCATGTACGGGTTGGCGCGCCCCTTCCTGTTCGCCCTCGATGCGGAGCGCGCGCATGGCTTGGGGCTGTCCTCGCTCGAGGCCCTGCACCGGACCGGCCTGCAGCGCCTCGTGGCGGCACCGCCGCGCCCGTTCCCGACCAAGGCCTTTGGCCTGACCTTCCCCAACCCCGTCGGCCTGGCCGCGGGGCTGGACAAGAATGGAGACCACATCGACGCCCTGCTCGCGCTGGGCTTCGGCTTCGTCGAGGTCGGCACGGTCACGCCACGCGCGCAGCCGGGCAACCAGAAGCCGCGCATGTTCCGCCTGCCGGGGCACCGTGCGGTGATCAACCGCCTGGGCTTCAACAACGGCGGCGTGGATGCCCTGGTGCGCAACGTGTCGCATGCCAGGCGTCGTGGCGACGGCGTGCTCGGCATCAACATCGGCAAGAACAAGGACACGCCCAACGCGTCCGCGCACACCGACTACCTGCACTGCCTGGAGCGCGTCTACGCGCTGGCCGACTACGTCACCGTCAACATCTCCTCGCCCAACACCGCCGGCCTGCGCGAACTGCAGGAAGAGCAGGCGCTGCGCCGGCTGGTCGGCGAGCTGCGCGAAGGCCAGGAGCGCCTGGCCGCGCGCCACCGCCGTCGCGTGCCGGTGCTGGTCAAGGTCGCGCCCGACCTCAGCGACGAGGACATCGACGCCGCGGCACGGGTGCTCGGCGACCTCGGCGTGGACGGGGTGATCGCCACCAACACCACGGTGTCGCGCATCGCCGTGCAGGGCCACCGGCATGCGCACGAAACCGGTGGGCTGTCGGGCGAGCCGCTGATGAACAAGTCGACCGCGGTGCTGCGGATGCTGCGCACGCGGCTGCCGGAGACGATCCCGCTGGTCGGCGTGGGCGGCATCCTGTCGGGTGCCGACGCCGCCAAGAAGACGGCGGCCGGCGCCTCGCTCGTCCAGCTCTACACCGGCCTGGTGTACCGCGGCCCGGCCCTGATCGGCGAATGCGTCGAGGCGATCCGTCGCCGCAAGGAAGCCCCCAGCCGCGGCAACCTGCCCAACCTGTGAACACCGCCGCCCTCGACGCCGTGCCCGCGCTGCGCTGGACGCGCGACGCCGACCTCGGCGGCCGCACCAGCTTCCGGGTTCCGGCGCGCGCCGCGTGGCTGGTCGAAGTCGCCGACGCCTCCGCCCTGCCCGCCGCCCTGGCCGACCCGCGGATGGACCGCGGCCCGCTGCTGCCGATCGGTGGCGGCAGCAACCTGCTGTTCGCAGGCCCGCTCGACGGTGTCGCGCTGGCGCTGACCGGTGCCGCCGCGCGCATCCTCGAAGACGACGGCGAGCGCGTGCTGGTGCGGGCCGAAGCGGGTCATGCCTGGCACGACTTCGTGCTGCGGACGCTGTCGTTGGGCCTGTCGGGCCTGGAGAACCTGGCGCTCATCCCGGGCACGGTGGGCGCGGCGCCGATCCAGAACATCGGCGCGTACGGGGTGGAGCTCGATCGTCGGATCCACGCGGTCGAGGCCTGGGACCGCGAAGCGGGCGCCCTGGTGCGGCTGGCCGCGGGCGACTGCGGCTTCGCCTACCGTGACAGCCGCTTCAAGCGGGAACCGTCGCGCTGGGTGGTGACCGCGGTCGAGTTCGCGCTGGCGCGCACGCCGCGGCTGGAGCTGGGCTACGCCGGCATCGGCCGCGAGCTCGCCGACATGGGCATCGACATCCCGACGCCGGCCCAGGTCGCCGACGCCGTCTGCCGGATCCGCCGGCGGAAGCTGCCCGACCCGGCCGTGCTCGGCAATGCGGGCAGCTTCTTCAAGAATCCGATCGTGGCGCAGGCGCAGGCCGATGCCCTGGCGTCCACGTACCCCGACCTCCCGTGCTTCGCGGCGGGACCGGGCCTGGCCAAGCTCTCGGCGGCCTGGCTGATCGACGCAGCCGGCTGGAAGGGCCATCGCGATGGCGATGCCGGCGTGGCGCCGGGGCATGCCCTGGTGCTGGTGAACCACGGCCGGGCGACCGGCGAGGACCTGCTGGCGCTGGCGCGGCGGATCGCGGATTCGGTGCAGGCGCGCTTCGGCGTGGCCCTGGAGCCGGAGCCGCGGATCGTCGGTGCCACCTGGTGAGCGGGGCCGCCTCGACCCCGCAGGCGCGCGCCGCCCTGCTGATGCTCGGCAGCACCAGCTTCTTCGCCGCGATGGCGGTCACCATCCGCCTGGCCTCCGAGGCCCTGTCGACCTACGAGGTGGCGTTCTTCCGCAACCTGTTCGGCCTGCTGTTCCTGCTGCCGTTCCTGTTCCGCGGGCGCTGGCAGCTGCCGCGCACCACCCAGCTGCCGCGCTACCTCGTGCGCTGCGCGGTCGGCGTGGGCTCGATGCTGTGCGGCTTCTGGGCGCTCGGCCACCTGCCGATGGCGCAGGCGGTGGCGCTGTCGTATGCCACGCCGCTGTTCGCCACCGTGGCCGCGGTGTTCATCCTCGGCGAGACCGTGCGCCTGCGCCGCTGGTCGGCGGTGGTGATCGGCCTGGTCGGCGTGCTGGTGATCGTGCGCCCGGGCAGCGCGGAATTCAGCCTCGGCAGCCTGGTGGCGCTGTCGGGCGCCCTGCTCTCGGCGCTGGTGGCGATCCAGATCAAGCAGCTCTCGCGCGTGGATGCGGCCGACACGATCGTCTTCTACACCTATGTCTTCTGGGTCCCGATGTCGCTGGTGCCGGCGCTGTTCGCCTGGCAGTGGCCGCAGGGCATCCAGTGGCTGTGGCTGCTCCTGCTCGGCGCCTTCGGCACCGGCGGACAGCTGCTGTGGACCCGCGCCCTGAAGATCGGCGAGGTCTCGGCCCTGCAGCCGATCAGCTTCATCCAGCTGCCCCTGGTGGCGCTGGCGGCGTGGCTGCTGTTCGGCGAAGCGCCCACGCGCTGGACCCTGCTCGGTGCCGCCATCATCCTGGTCGCCAACGCCTACATCGCGCACCGCGAGGTGCAGCTGGCGCGCCGCGAGGCGACCACCGCCCCGGCCGAGGGCGCCAAGCCCGCGGAATGACGAAGGGCCCGGTTTCCCGGGCCCTTCGCCTGTCACGCCCTGCCCGTCAGGGCACGGATCCGGGGATCACGGCGTGACGGTGAGCGCCACGCGCGAGGCCTTCAGCGGCGACACCGGATCGTTGCTCGCGACGCAGGCATAGCCGGTGTAGCTGCCGGCGGCCAGGCCGTTGGCCAGCAGCTGGGCCACCAGCGGCCGGCTGTCGCCCGGCTGCAGCGAGCCCGCGGCCGGCGCGATCGCACCGAGCCAGCTGGCGCCGCACGGCACCTCGGCGTCCACCTGCAGGTCGAGGCCGTTGAACGCCGTGTTGGCGATCCAGGAGCCGGTTCCGTTTGCGGCGATGTTGATGCCGGCGAAACCACCCGCGCCGTCCGCGCTTCCGAACCACGCCCAGCGGTTGGCGAAGGAGCCCGTGGTGTTGATCACCACCCAGTAGCGGCCGGGTGCCAGGTTGACGGCCTGGCCTGCAGCGGCCAGGTCGAGGCTGATGCGGCCGCCCTGCAGGGAGACGCCGGCCCCGGTCGGTGCGCTGGAGTAGGTCCAGACCGCTGCCGCGGGATTGGTCTGCGGATTGCCGGCCGGAACGCCGGCCGCATCGGGGTAGATGCTCCACTGCAGCGACTGCGCCGCGGCCGCAAGCGCCGCGCCGCTGACCACGAAGCCCTCGGCCGAGAGCCCGGTGATGCGCGTGGCGGAATCGACCACGAAGTCATCGCCGGAGAACTGGGCCAGCAGGCCGCCGGCCGAGGCCGGATCCGTGTAGCGGGTCGCGCGGAAGCCGCTGCCGACCGCACCGCGCCAGCGCTCGACGATCCGGCTGATCGCATCGCCGGTGTTGTCGACCGACCAGGCGAGCACCGAACCACCGGTGTTGCCCAGCGGGATCGTCACCGAGCCCTGGCCGCCCGCCGCGACGGTGGCCGAGGTCACCGCAGGCAGGTTGACCACCGGCGGCTGGACCGCGACGCCGATCGGCAGGTTCAGCACCGGGTCCGGCTTGCCGCCGCGCAGGCTGGTGGCCTTGAGCCGCAGGTTGCCGAAGTTCCAGCTGCCGTTGTTGGACAGGCTGCTGCTGTCGATGGTCACCTGGAAGGTCGCGGTGCCGTTGGCCGGGATGCGCACCACGATCGGCGTCACCTTGCCGCGCAGTCCGCTCAGGCTCGCCGACCAGGTCTGGACGCGGCCGTCGACGTTGCGGACGGTGCGGCTGAAGGTGCAGCTGGTCTCGCAGTTGCGGTTGGCCAGGCTCGGCAGGTTCAGCGCCGAGGGATCACCACCGGTCGCCGGGTTGGCCGCCAGGTAGTTCTCGGCCGACTCGTCGAGCACGAGGCCCGCACGCAGGGCCTGGTCGACGCGGATCCGGCCGGAGCCCCGCGCGAACGGACCCGCCCGGGTCACCTCGTCCTCGAGGAAGACCTCGCTGGTCGCGGTCATGGCAAGCGCCGACTTGACCTCGGACACGCTCCAGTCCGGACGCGCCTGGCGCACCAGCAGCGCGGCACCGGCCTGGTGCGGCGACGCCATCGAGGTGCCGTTCATCAGGCCGACCGCGTTCTCGAAGCCGGTGATGGTGGTGCCGGCGACGGCGGCGAGGATCGCGTAGCCGGGCGCGGTGACGTCGGGCTTGATCAGGCTGAAGGTGCCTGCCGGCCCGCGCGAGCTGAACGACGCCAGCGCATCCGGCGTGTTCGGAACCGGGGCCGCGGGGAAGCCGATCGCCGCGGTGGCCGCCGGGTTGGCCTGGTGGAAGTTGCGCAGGGCGTTGCCGGTGGCCTGGTCGACGCCGAAGGCCGGGACGGTGGTGTCCGGTACGGACGGCAGGACCGGTTCGGGCACGTTGTTGGCGATCACCACCGCCACCGCACCCGCGGCGCCCGCGGCGTTGACCTTGATCGTGAAGCTGCAGCTGCCGCGGCGCACGACCGCGATCGCGCCGGCGAAGCTGCCGGCCGGATAGCCCGCGCAGCCGTCATCGATGGCGTCGATGTTCGGGCTGACGCGCAGCGGCGTGGTGGCCGGATACGCCGCCGTGTGGCCGACGCCGTTCGAGCCCGTGGTCAGTTCGATGGCCGTCAGCGGCTCCGGCACGGTGCCCGGACCGGTGACCTGCATCAGGAAGGAATAGCCCTCGCGGCCGTGCTGCGCCGCCGCCGTGGCCGACACCCAGGGCTCGAGGTGGCCGAGCGTATTGGCCGCCGGGCCGCTGTTGCCGGCCGAGCTGGCGACGAACACGCCGGACGCGACGACGTCGAGGAAGGCCAGCGAGACCGCCTCGCTCCACGGCTGCGCGCCGCCGCCGATCGAGTAGTTGATGACGTCGGCCACGCCGTCCTTGATCACCTGGTCCACGGCCGCCACGGCCGACACGTTGGGGCACAGGCCCTGGCCGGTGGCGATGTTGGTGTAGCAGATGTCGAGCGCGATCAGGCTTGCGCGCGGGGCCACGCCGGAGATGTCGGCCTGCGCGCCGCTGATGCCCACGGTGCGGCGGTTGCCGGCGACCGTGGAGGCGACGTGCGTACCGTGCGAGCTGGTGTCGCCGAAGCCGGGCTCCTCGCGGAAGCCGGGGTTGCTGCAGGTGTCGCCCGGCGCTTCGCAGACGAAGTCGTAGCCGCCGATCAGCTTGTCGTTGCAGCGGCCCTCGTCGACGCCCCCGGGGGCACAGGTGCCGAGGTAGTTGCCGGCGCCGAGCGGATTGACGTGGGCGTAGCCGTCGGTGGGATCCAGCGCGGCGAACGAGGGGCTGCCGAAGTTGATGCCGGAATCGAGGATCGCGGCCACCATGCCTTCGCCCTGGAGCGCGCTGCCCGCGGCGGCACCCGACCAGACCGCGGCCGCGCCGATGTGGCGCGGGCCGGTGTCGGTGTCGAGCGTGTACTCGCGGTAGCCCTCGACCAGGCGCACGTCGCGCATGCGCGCGATCCTGGCGGCTTCGGACGGCGTCAGCGCGACCACGATGCCGTTGACCGCGTGCTGCATGCGGTGCGAGACATCGAGGCCGCGGCCCAGGCTGCGGGTGATGTCGGACTCGCGCGCGGCCTGGCGGCTGCGCAGGTAGTCGACGTAGGCGCCCGCCTGGCGGCTGCCCACGTCGAGGCGCCCGCCGGCGCGGCGCGCCGGTGCATCGATCCCGCGCACGCCGCCGCGGTACGAGGCCAGGGCCGGCTCGGCGAACAGGACGATATGCGGCTCGAGCGCCTCCTTCGGCGCGCGCGGCATGGCGATCGCGGCCGGCACCGGCGCGGGCTGCGCCAGTGTCGGTGCCGCCATCCTCGACTTCACTCCCACGGCGGCGGCGCCCGCGGCCGTCACCACGACGGCGGTGGCCACCGCCATCGCCAAGCTGGATTTCATGATCACGAAACTCTCCCCCGGTATGGATGACCTGCGCCCGGCCCCCGGGCAACCCATCCTGCGACGGTGTTGCCAGCCCCTGCATCGGACGCGCAGGGCGGTTCGCCGCTGCGCTCCGGAGCATCCCCCGAAAGGACGCGCACGACAAGTCCCGGGCCTGGCCATTCCCGGCCGCGACCGGATGCCGCTCAGGCGGCGCGGGCCCCACGTGAAAAGGCGATCCACCAGGCCACCGTCCACGCGAGGCCGAGCGCCCAGCCGGCGAGGATGTCCGAGGGGTAGTGCACGCCCAGGTGGATGCGCGACCAGCCGACCGCGGCCACGAACAGGCCCAGGCCCACGATGGCGGGCCTGCGCCAGCGCGTGCGCCACAGCAGCAGGGCCAGCACGCAGGCCAGGGTCATCGAGCCCATGGCGTGGCCGCTGGGAAAGCTGAAGTTCTGTTCCGGCGCGATCGACTCCCACAGCTCCGGCCGGACCCGGCCGAAGGCCAGCTTGGCCCCGACGTTCAGCAGTCCCGAGCCGCCCAGCGCGATCGCCGCGAACAGCGCCGCGCGCCAGCGCCGCAACAGCAGCAAGGCGGCCACCAGGGCGAGGTCGAAGGGCACGACGCCCCATTCGTAGCCCAGGCGCGAGACCAGGGCCCAGGCCGCATCCAGCCGCCCGCCGCCGCTGCCCTGCGCGATGCCCAGCAGCGGCAGGTCGAAGGCCAGCGGGCCGGCGCCGACCGACGCCGCCAGCAGCGCGAACACCGCCAGCGGAAGCAGCACTCCGCCCGCGAGCCACCACGCGCCGCCGGCCACCGTCGGCGGCGCATCGGGCACGACGACGCGCCCGTCGCCCGGGCCGCGCGGCGCCGAAGGATCCTCAGTCGGCACGCACGGCGGCGCCGTAGCGGCGGTCGACGTAGGCGTCGACCAGGGCCACGAACTCCTGTGCGATGTTTCCGCCGCGCAGCGTCATCGCCTTCTCGCCGTCGAT
The sequence above is a segment of the Luteimonas sp. MC1750 genome. Coding sequences within it:
- a CDS encoding DMT family transporter, encoding MLGSTSFFAAMAVTIRLASEALSTYEVAFFRNLFGLLFLLPFLFRGRWQLPRTTQLPRYLVRCAVGVGSMLCGFWALGHLPMAQAVALSYATPLFATVAAVFILGETVRLRRWSAVVIGLVGVLVIVRPGSAEFSLGSLVALSGALLSALVAIQIKQLSRVDAADTIVFYTYVFWVPMSLVPALFAWQWPQGIQWLWLLLLGAFGTGGQLLWTRALKIGEVSALQPISFIQLPLVALAAWLLFGEAPTRWTLLGAAIILVANAYIAHREVQLARREATTAPAEGAKPAE
- a CDS encoding phosphatase PAP2 family protein, which gives rise to MPTEDPSAPRGPGDGRVVVPDAPPTVAGGAWWLAGGVLLPLAVFALLAASVGAGPLAFDLPLLGIAQGSGGGRLDAAWALVSRLGYEWGVVPFDLALVAALLLLRRWRAALFAAIALGGSGLLNVGAKLAFGRVRPELWESIAPEQNFSFPSGHAMGSMTLACVLALLLWRTRWRRPAIVGLGLFVAAVGWSRIHLGVHYPSDILAGWALGLAWTVAWWIAFSRGARAA
- a CDS encoding aldehyde dehydrogenase family protein — encoded protein: MPHPVLAALGLSATESGAYLGNNEWSKARDAGVLEPVNPTDGEVLAQVHAASSEDYELIVGRAQAAFRTWRTTPAPLRGEAIRLCANALRANKDMLGSLVALEMGKSKPEGDGEVQEMIDIGDFAVGLSRQLYGLTMHSERPGHRMYEQWHPLGIVGIISAFNFPVAVWAWNAFIAAVCGDISIWKPSGKTPLSAIASMRVCNEALRDGGFPDLFFLFNDTDNALAERMVDDRRVAMISFTGSTKVGRQVGERVARRMGRSLLELGGNNAMIVDETADLKLAIPAIVFGAVGTAGQRCTTTRRVFIHESIFDDVLGKLKAGYAQVGTKIGDPTDAANLMGPLNSQSAVDAYLAAIEKAKAAGGTVESGGQALTDRKGYFVLPTIITGLANDAEVVQTETFAPILYVMKYAELEDAIAMQNDVPQGLSSAIFTTNLKRAEAFLSAAGSDCGIANVNIGTSGAEIGGAFGGEKETGGGRESGSDAWRGYMRRQTNTINYSDALPLAQGIKFDL
- a CDS encoding quinone-dependent dihydroorotate dehydrogenase; amino-acid sequence: MYGLARPFLFALDAERAHGLGLSSLEALHRTGLQRLVAAPPRPFPTKAFGLTFPNPVGLAAGLDKNGDHIDALLALGFGFVEVGTVTPRAQPGNQKPRMFRLPGHRAVINRLGFNNGGVDALVRNVSHARRRGDGVLGINIGKNKDTPNASAHTDYLHCLERVYALADYVTVNISSPNTAGLRELQEEQALRRLVGELREGQERLAARHRRRVPVLVKVAPDLSDEDIDAAARVLGDLGVDGVIATNTTVSRIAVQGHRHAHETGGLSGEPLMNKSTAVLRMLRTRLPETIPLVGVGGILSGADAAKKTAAGASLVQLYTGLVYRGPALIGECVEAIRRRKEAPSRGNLPNL
- a CDS encoding S8 family serine peptidase — its product is MKSSLAMAVATAVVVTAAGAAAVGVKSRMAAPTLAQPAPVPAAIAMPRAPKEALEPHIVLFAEPALASYRGGVRGIDAPARRAGGRLDVGSRQAGAYVDYLRSRQAARESDITRSLGRGLDVSHRMQHAVNGIVVALTPSEAARIARMRDVRLVEGYREYTLDTDTGPRHIGAAAVWSGAAAGSALQGEGMVAAILDSGINFGSPSFAALDPTDGYAHVNPLGAGNYLGTCAPGGVDEGRCNDKLIGGYDFVCEAPGDTCSNPGFREEPGFGDTSSHGTHVASTVAGNRRTVGISGAQADISGVAPRASLIALDICYTNIATGQGLCPNVSAVAAVDQVIKDGVADVINYSIGGGAQPWSEAVSLAFLDVVASGVFVASSAGNSGPAANTLGHLEPWVSATAAAQHGREGYSFLMQVTGPGTVPEPLTAIELTTGSNGVGHTAAYPATTPLRVSPNIDAIDDGCAGYPAGSFAGAIAVVRRGSCSFTIKVNAAGAAGAVAVVIANNVPEPVLPSVPDTTVPAFGVDQATGNALRNFHQANPAATAAIGFPAAPVPNTPDALASFSSRGPAGTFSLIKPDVTAPGYAILAAVAGTTITGFENAVGLMNGTSMASPHQAGAALLVRQARPDWSVSEVKSALAMTATSEVFLEDEVTRAGPFARGSGRIRVDQALRAGLVLDESAENYLAANPATGGDPSALNLPSLANRNCETSCTFSRTVRNVDGRVQTWSASLSGLRGKVTPIVVRIPANGTATFQVTIDSSSLSNNGSWNFGNLRLKATSLRGGKPDPVLNLPIGVAVQPPVVNLPAVTSATVAAGGQGSVTIPLGNTGGSVLAWSVDNTGDAISRIVERWRGAVGSGFRATRYTDPASAGGLLAQFSGDDFVVDSATRITGLSAEGFVVSGAALAAAAQSLQWSIYPDAAGVPAGNPQTNPAAAVWTYSSAPTGAGVSLQGGRISLDLAAAGQAVNLAPGRYWVVINTTGSFANRWAWFGSADGAGGFAGINIAANGTGSWIANTAFNGLDLQVDAEVPCGASWLGAIAPAAGSLQPGDSRPLVAQLLANGLAAGSYTGYACVASNDPVSPLKASRVALTVTP
- the murB gene encoding UDP-N-acetylmuramate dehydrogenase, which gives rise to MNTAALDAVPALRWTRDADLGGRTSFRVPARAAWLVEVADASALPAALADPRMDRGPLLPIGGGSNLLFAGPLDGVALALTGAAARILEDDGERVLVRAEAGHAWHDFVLRTLSLGLSGLENLALIPGTVGAAPIQNIGAYGVELDRRIHAVEAWDREAGALVRLAAGDCGFAYRDSRFKREPSRWVVTAVEFALARTPRLELGYAGIGRELADMGIDIPTPAQVADAVCRIRRRKLPDPAVLGNAGSFFKNPIVAQAQADALASTYPDLPCFAAGPGLAKLSAAWLIDAAGWKGHRDGDAGVAPGHALVLVNHGRATGEDLLALARRIADSVQARFGVALEPEPRIVGATW